The region ACAACGGCCTTGTAGTCATTAACCGATTGTGCAAAACCGAAACTACCAACAAACAATAACACAAATAAAAATCTTAGCTTCATAATTATAAATATTTTTTTAGTTCTAATAAATGATTGACTTGTTTAATATTTTGTTCAACTTGAACATTACTTTCGTTAAAAAAAATGGCGTCTAAACCCGCGTCAAGGGCTCCTTGAACATCTGCATCAAATGAATCACCTATCATAATACTATGCTCTTTTTTAGCATTGGCAATGTTTAATGCATGTTCAAAAATAATAGGATTTGGCTTTTTTACTCCCGCCATCTCAGAATTAGTTACCGAATCAAAATAAATCTCCAACCTAGAATTTTTCATTTTTCTAAATTGAACGTCCGCAAAACCATTAGTAATAATATGAAGTTTATACTTCCCATTGAGATAGTCCAAAATCTCAAAAGCACCATCAAAAAGATGATTATTATCTGGTAACAACTCAATATATTCCTTAGAAATCGCTTCAATTTCCTCATCAGAAATATCATAATTTAAGGCATCAAAGGATTCTTTCAACCGCTTGTAACGCAACTCCTGATGGGTAATTTTATCGTATTGATACAATGCCCAACAGGCCTGATTGATGGGTACATATTTTTCAATAAATTCATCAATTTCAATTTCAGGATGCTTCTGTCTGAATATTTTCTCAAATGTTAATTCGGAATTTTTATCAAAATCCCAAAGTGTATGATCTAAATCAAAGAACACATCTTTTATATTACCAATTTTCATTTTATTTTTTTAGAATATTCCTTCATCAACAAAGCTAAAGTAATTATTTTCAGTAACAATCAAATGGTCCAATACTTTTATCTCTAAACTATCCCCGGCTGATTTTAACTTTTTAGTAATTTGCTTGTCGGCATCACTAGGAACCAAAGTCCCGGAAGGATGATTATGACACAAAATCAAAGCGGTAGCTCCCATTTCAAGAGCAGTTTTAAATACGAGCCTTACATCAACCAAAGTTCCGGTTATTCCGCCTTTACTTAGTTGTGATTTTGAAAGTATTTTATTCGAATTATTCAAATATACAATCCAAAATTCTTCATGTGGCAATTCCCCAATCAGCGGTTGCATAATCTCGAAAATCATCTTGCTTGAAGTAATCTTAATCAATTTAACAGCTTCTTCAGCCCTTCTTCTCCTTCCTAATTCTAAAGCAGCTATAATCGAAATGGCTTTTGCCTCGCCTATTCCTTTGAAATGCATCAGCTGAGAAACTGATAATTTCCCTAAACTATTCAAATTATTATCAACGCTGGCCAAAATCCTTTTGCTTAAATCAACTGCCGATTCGTTACGACTTCCTGAACCAATCAAAATTGCGATTAATTCAGCATCACTCAAAGCACTTTTGCCTTTCAGCATTAGTTTTTCTCGTGGCTTATCGTCTTCGGACCAATTCGCGATTGAAAAAAAGGAATTTTCAGCCATAACAATAAATTTTAGATTAGTTCATCTCAGCTCATTTAATTCGAAATCAATCCTTTCACCTCATCAAAATCCAAGCCGCCATAATTCCCAGAACTCATCAGTAATAAAGCTGAATTTTCTAGATTTTGATTAAATAAATAATCCTTGAATTCTTTTGGGTTAGTATAAATAATCAAATCTTTTCTATTGAAAGCAGTAGCAATTTGTTCATAACTCACTTCTTCCAATTGTTTTATTTTTACTGCGTCAGGCGAATAAAAAACAACCGCTTTATCAGCGTATTCCAAAGCTCCTTCATATTCTTTTAAAAACTCCGCATTTAGACTGCTATACGTATGTAATTCTAAACAAGCCACCAAAGTTCTATTTGGATATTGTTCTTTTACGGCTTTGGTCGTAGCGGAAACTTTAGATGGTGAATGTGCAAAATCTTTATAAGCAACTTTTGTTTTGCTTTCGGCAATTTTCTCCAAACGTTTAGAAGCTCCTTTAAAACTGGCAATTGCCTCATAAAAATCGGCCTCATCAACTCCCATGTTTTGGCAAATCCATTTGGCTCCAGCCAAATTATTAAGATTATGCGCCCCAAAAACTTCGATAGGCATGTCCCCTTCCGGAGTTTCTAATAAGGTTGTCCCGTCTTCTACTTTATAATTTGGTGTTTTATATCCTAATTTACGAATCGGGTTTACGGCTGCTTCAGCAACTCGTTTCACCTCCGAATCTTCTTCATTATAGACTAAAATTCCGCCATTAGTAATCTTACCAATAAAAATCTCAAACTGTTCTACATAGTTATCATAGGTGGGAAAAACATTGATATGATCCCAAGCAATGCCCGAAATTAAAGCAATATTGGGCTGATATAAATGGAATTTTGGTCTTCTATCTATTGGTGAAGACAAATATTCATCTCCTTCCAAAACGATAAAATCATTTTCTTCGGTAAGATGAACCATGGTATCAAAACCTTCTAATTGCGCTCCAACCATATAATCTACAGCAATATCGTGATAATGCATCACATGAAGAATCATCGAAGTAATGGTTGTTTTCCCGTGGGAACCGCCAATGACTACTCTGGTTTTATTTTTGGATTGTTCGTATAGAAATTCTGGATAAGAATATATTTTCAACCCTAATTCCTGAGCTTTCAATAATTCCGGATTATCGGCTTTGGCATGCATTCCTAAGATTACTGCTTCAATATCTGAGTTTATTTTTTCAGGAAACCAGCCTAATTCCACAGGAAGAATTCCTTTTTTGTCCAATCTTGATTTAGACGGCTCAAAAATAGCGTCGTCACTTCCCGTGACCTGATATCCTTTATTGTGTAATGCTAGCGCTAGATTGTGCATGGCGCTTCCTCCGATAGCGATAAAATGTGTACGCATTCTAATTTATTGGTTTATGGTTGTTGCATTCAAGATTACTACTCTATCTTGAATTTATTATTATAAGACTCTAATACTTTATTGGCTTTTTCAGGCTCTTTCATTTTGTTTTTATACAAATTAACTAGTTTTTGATAACTTTTCTTCGAACCTCCTTCAATTATTGCTTTATTGTATTGCTGCTCAGCTAGAGTATATCTTTTAAAATATTCCTCGATATGTCCCCTTGACAAATAACCATCAACGGGAGACAATCGCAATAATTCGTTAGAATATTGTATGGCTTTGGCTTCGCTACCCCCTACAATTCCAGGCAACTGAATATAAAGTTCTATCAAAGCCCAGCGCGATTCAATATGTTTTGGATCGAGACTAATGGCTTTTTCAAAAGAATCTTTAACCTCTCCAACCATACCAAGAGCCTTAAACTTATTCGATTCTTTGGCTTTCATTCCTAAGGCGCCTCCATATTTGTAATAATAATCAGCCTCTTTGGTTTTCAATTGTTTGAGTCTTTTATAATACCCAATTGCCTTGTCCCAAGATTTGTTTTTTCCGGCAATATCTCCCAAATATTCCATCGTTTTTAAATGATTTGGATTTTCATTTAAAAAAAGCTCAAAAACAGCTTCTGCCTGAGCCCATTTTTCTTCTTTAAAAAGCTTTAGCCCTTTATCAAAATTAGATTGAGACCAGGCGATTATTGGAAGAAATACCATTAAATATACAAAATGCTTCATGGTTCAAAAATAAGGAAATTTATAATTGTAATCCACTTTCGTTCCAAAAGGTTTAACAATAAAAAAGCCTCTTAACTTGTTTTCACACAAGATAAGAGGCTTTTAAAGTTTAAACCAATCGCTTATTTCACAATGGTCATTTCATCAATGATGTGTTTAGCACCAGCATATTTATCAATAATCCAAAGTACATAACGAATATCCACACTAATTGTTCTTTGCAATTTTGCGTCAAAAATAACATCACCAGCCATTGCTTCGATGTTTCCGTCAAATGCAATACCGATTAATTCTCCTTTTCCATTCAATACCGGTGAACCTGAATTTCCACCCGTGATATCATTGTCAGTCAAGAAATTTACCGGCATATAACCATCTTTATCCGCATATTGTCCAAAATCTTTGGCTTTGTTCAATTCTAACAATCGAGCCGGTAAATCAAATTCTTGGTCTCCTGCTTTATACTTTTTAACCAATCCGGTCATTGTTGTATAATTATTTACCTCAGCATCATTGCGTTTGTCTGCAGGCAAAGCACGTACTTTTCCGTAAGTCAATCTCAAAGTTGAGTTAGCGTCTGGATACTTTATCAAATTCATTTTAGATTCACGTAAACCTTCTACTAAATTACGGAATGCTTTGGCAAAATCATCATCTGATTTCAGTTGTTCTGCAGATTTAGCTCTCATTTTTACACTCAAATCATTCGAAACCACATACAAAGGATCATTTGCAATGTTTTCTGGTTTTGGATTTTTCATGAAAGCTAAAACGCTTTCTTTTGTAGCAAAAATACTTTTGGCAACAGCCTCATTTACAAAAGCCGTAAAATCACCATTATTCGCTTCTTTTAATTTCGCAACACTTTCAGGTAGTCCGTAAGCTGCCGCTTTTGAAGCATATAAATTTAATTGAGCCGTAAAAACATCTTTCTCTAGAGGAGCATAGAATTTCCCATAGGCCGCATCAATAAATTGATTCAATCTAGGTAACATTTCTGTTCTTTTGGCTTCATTTTCTTTAAAATATGCTAACATTGCATTCCCTAAATTAGCAGGAGTAGCACCATAAGTTGCCGTTCTCATTAATTGAGTTAAATAGCTGTCATGGCTCGATTTTAAATTCGTTGCCGCATAATAATTATTTATTGTTGCAATAACATTCCCAAATTTCTCTTTGTTGGCTTTTTTATTAGCCCAAGTATTGAATTTAGCTTCTTGTTTTGCTTTGGTTTTTGCTGTTCCGGCTTTGGTCAAAGCATCAATCATTCCTTGACGGTTTTTCCAATAATTAGCCGTTGAAGCATATTTAGAAGCATATTCCAGATTAACGGTTTCGTCTTTATCCATGTATGCTTTCATTCTGTCCATTCCTGTTTTTGCCCCTTCAACCCAGGCAGGATAAGCAAATTTTACGTTTTGTTCTATTCCGCCTGCTGGCATCCAACGGTTTGTACGCCCTGGATAACCCAAAATCATTGCAAAATCATTTTCCTCAACTCCTTTTAAACTTACAGGCAAATAATGCTTTGGTTGCAAAGGCACATTGTCTTTAGAGTATTCGGCCGGATTTCCATTGGCATCAGCATAAACTCTGAACATGGAGAAATCGGCTGTATGACGTGGCCATTCCCAGTTATCCGTATCTCCACCAAATTTCCCTAGACTTTCCGGAGGAGTCCCTACTAAACGAACGTCTTTGTAATCTTGGTAAACAAAATAGTAATATTCATTTCCTTGAAAGAAAGGACGAACAGAAACCGTATATTTTCCACCTTCACTATTCTCTTTTTCAATCAAAGCCATTTCTTGTTGAATCGCTTTGTTTCTTTCTGCCTCCGTCATTTTATCATTTACTTTAGATAAAATTCTTTTGGAAACATCGTCCATGCGAACGAAAAAACGAACAAATAGAGATTTAGGTTTCATTTCGGCACTTTTATCTTTAGCCCAAAAACCATTTTTTAAATAATTTTGTTCCTCAGACGAAAGCTCAGCTATCGCGTCGTAACCACAGTGATGGTTCGTTAAGACTAATCCTTCTTTGGAAACAATTTCGGCTGTACAACCACCGTTGAATTGAACCACGGCGTCTTTCAAACTATGGTTATTGATACTGTAAATTTCTTCGGCTGTCAGTTGCAAGCCCATTTTTTCCATATCTCTATGGTTTAATCTTTCGATAAACATCAAAAACCACATCCCCTCGTCTGCTTTCACAGGGAAAGTCATCAAGCACATTGTTAAGAATAAAATTATTTTTTTCATAATTCAAATATTTTTTTTGTGGTGCGAATATAAATCATTTTCTCAATTTTATAATCTATTCTCTTTAAAAAGCACCAGCAAACTTGTCGTTTTTAACTTAATTTTAGGGATTTAACAAATTCAACCCTAAAAAAAAGGTGCTCTATCTCTAGAACACCTTTTGTGTGAAAAATTTTATTTTCTAATCATTCAACATTTTCCATAATTTATCTTTCAATTCTGTCAAACCTTGTTGAGAGACAGATGAAATAAACATATAAGGAACATCTTTGAAAGCAACATCTAGCTCTGCTTTTAATTCCGCTTTTAGTTCATCATCCAGCATATCGCATTTTGATATTACCAACAAACGTTCTTTGTCCAGCATTTCCGGATTGTATTTGGTCAGTTCGTTTACCAAAATATCGTACTCTGCTTTTATATCTGGTGTATCAACAGGAACCAAAAATAACAAAGTCGAGTTGCGTTCAATGTGGCGCAAGAAATAATGTCCTAAACCTTTTCCTTCAGCGGCTCCTTCAATAATTCCGGGAATATCAGCAATTACAAAAGATTGAAAATCTCTATAAGCTACAATACCAAGATTTGGTTTTAAAGTCGTAAACGGATAATCGGCAATCTTTGGTTTGGCAGAGGTCAACACAGATAGAAGTGTTGATTTACCCGCATTTGGAAAACCGACCAAACCTACGTCGGCAAGTACTTTCAATTCTAAAATCACATCCATCTCCGTTCCTGGCAATCCTGGCTGGGAATAACGTGGCGTTTGATTGGTTGAACTTCTAAAATGCCAGTTTCCTAAGCCTCCTTTTCCTCCTTTAGAAAGGATTCTTTTTTCGCCATGTTCCGTAATTTCAAACAAGATTTCTCCCGTTTCCTTATCTTTTACAACAGTACCTAGCGGCACTTCGATGTATTTATCTTCACCATCAGCTCCTGTACTTCTGTCACCACCACCGTCACCACCGTGACCAGCTTTGATATGTCGCGCGAATTTAAGATGAAATAATGTCCAAAGTCCTTTGTTCCCTACAAGGTACACATGTCCTCCACGTCCACCATCTCCACCATCAGGCCCCCCTTTTTCAATAAATTTTTCTCTATGCAAATGCGTAGATCCTTTTCCACCTTTTCCAGATGAAACAAATATTTTTACATAATCTACAAAATTCCCTTCAGTCATTTTCTTTTGTTTAAAAGCTTAAAAATTTACTAATTTAAAGCTTTGGCAAAACCAGCTTTAAACTTTAAATCATAAACCAAATTCTATTTTCGCAATGATTTTACCATTACTTTATCAATCTTCACGCCATCCATATCAATGACTTCTAACTCAAATTTATGCCAAATCAATTTTTCTCCTTGTTTTGGAATATGAGATAGCTCTGTCATTATCAAACCACTAACTGTAGTGACTTCGTAATCATTTATTAATTCGTCCAATTCAAAATAAGTCAAGAAATCGTGTAGAGAATAATGCCCGTCAACCAGCCAGGTACCATCTTCTCTTTCGACCAACTTAAAATCTTCCTTGTAAAAATCAGATGCATTACCGACTAAGGCTTCAAGGATATCATTCAAAGTAATTACCCCCTGGAAAACCCCGTATTCATCCGATACAAAAGCATAATGAATCCCTGTTTCTTTAAATCTTTCCAAAGCCTTATATGCGGTAGTATATTCCATCATAAAAGGAGCTTCGGTCATCATATCGGCCAAATTAAATTCCTTATTTTCAAAATTGGCAAAAATATGCTTCAGATTGACCACCCCAACGATGTCATCAAAATTATCCCTGTACACTGGATAAATTGAATGCAATTCTTTAAGCATCGTATCCCTAACCTCTTCTTTACCAGAATGCAAAGGTAAAAAAACCACTGATTTTCTATGAGTCATCAATGAATTTATTTTCCTGTCGCCAATATGAAAAACGCGTTCTACAATATCTTGCTCAATTTCCTGAACTTCTCCTACTTCGGTACCTTCTCTGATTATGGCTTTTATTTCCTCTTCGGTTACCTTTCCATCAGCAGTAGGCTTGATTTGCATGATATTCAACAAGAACTCCGTAGAATGTGTTAGCATCCATATAAAAGGAGCGGTTACAATCGAAACTATTTTCATTGGCATGGCGACTGCTTTAGCAATAGCTTCAGGATAATTTAGACCAATTCTCTTGGGTAACAATTCTCCTAAAACCAATGAAAAAAATGTCAATACAACCACAACTATTCCTACAGCAATAGTATTAGCAAAAGGTTTTAAAATTCCAAATGTCGCTATAAATGTCTCTACATTGGTGGTTATTTTATCGCCACTGTAAATCCCTGTCAGAATCCCAATTAAAGTTATTCCAATTTGAACTGTGGATAAAAACTTATTAGGAGAATTCGCTAAATCCAAAGCTATTTCAGCGTTCTTATTCCCTTTTTTGGCAGCATTTTCTAATCGGTTTTTTCTTGCCGAAATCAAAGCGATTTCTGACATGGAGAAAACCCCATTCAATAGAATTAGAAAAAGTATTATTAGTATTTCCATTTTCTTGTTTAAGGTCTAAAGTTTAAAGCTTAATGCTACCGAAGGCAGCTCTAAACTTTAAACATCAAACAATTTTTTTTAACTTATAAATTATCAATAACTGAACTCAATCGCTCAGTAATTTCTTGAATAGACCCTATACCATTGACAGCATAAAACTTCCCTTGCTCTTTATAATAGCCCATTAATGGAGCGGTTTTCTCGTTGTATTCTTGGTATCTGTTGCGAATTTTATCTTCGTCCTGATCATCAGCTCTACCAGAAGTTTTTCCTCTTTCCAGCAGTCTCGCCACAAGAATCTCATCATCAGCCTCTAAGGCAATCGTTGCCGTAATCACTTCCTTTTTTGTTGCTAAAAAAGCGTCTAAAGCTTGCGCCTGTGCAATTGTTCTAGGAAATCCATCAAATAAAAAACCTGCTGAATCAGGGTTTTTATCAACCTCGCTTTGCAACATTTTAATGGTTACTTCATCCGGAACCAGATCCCCTTTATCAATAAAAGTCTGTGCTAGTTTGCCCAATTCAGTTTCATTTTTGATATTGAATCTAAAAATATCCCCTGTTGAAAGGTGTGTTAATTTATATTTTTCTTTTAAAAACTCTGCTTGAGTTCCTTTTCCTGCTCCTGGTTTTCCAAATAAAACAATGTTAATCATAATCTGTGTTGCCTAGTTATTCTTTTAGTTTATATACTTCTGGTAAATTTCTGCCCAAACCATCATAGTCCAGTCCAAAACCTACAATAAATTTATTCGGAATCCTGATTCCGATATAATCTATTTTTATATCTTTTTTATAAGCTTCCGGTTTAAAAAACAGTGTAGCTATTTTAAAATGTTTTACATTTTGTTTTTTAAACAACTCTTTTAGTTCTACCAAAGTATTTCCTGTATCCACAATATCCTCAATGACAATTACAGATCTACCAGTTAAATCCTGATTTAAACCAATCAATTGTTTCACTTCATTTGTTGAAGACGTACCCTGGTAAGAAGTCATTTTTATAAAACTTACTTCGCAAGGCTTTTTATAGTTCTTCAAAAAATCAGAAACCACCATAAAAGAGCCATTTAAAACTCCCACAAATACTGGCACCTCATCGGCAAAATCATCTTCGACCTGCTTTACCATTTTTGTTATAGCAAACTCTATCTCTTTGGCAGAGATAAACGGAACAAATTGTTTATCGTGAAGTTGAATCATTATTTTCTTATTTTAAAATAATTGCCAAAGATACAGAATTCACTTTTTACAATTGTCAATTAGTCATTAATTTGTATTTTTAAATCGTAATGACAAAAGGAATGGCTCAAAACCTAGATCAAAAAATAGCGAACAGCAGTGCTTATAGGAAAAGTAGAGAAGAGAATTCACAATACATATTTGACAATCCTCAATTATTTCCAGAACTAGTTTACTATGCTTTAAATTCAAAGAAAAAAGATCACTATAAAGCCTGTTGGATTCTTGAATTGGTCTTAGAAAAAAAACCTCACTTATTAGTCCCATTTCTAAGCATTTTCTGCGACAACCTTCCTGCGATAACTAATCTTGGAGCTCTTAGATCTCTTTCAAAAATCTGTCTTTTTCTAACCAAAAGCATTTCTTTGTCTCCAAACCAAGAGAATAAAATCACCGAATCTTGTTTGGACTGGCTAATCCTAGAAAATGTAAAAGTGGCTACAAAAGCATATTCCATTCGTACCTTATTTGAATTAGGCAAGAACCAAGACTGGATTTACCCCGAATTAAAGAGAATAGTAGAAGATGATTACACCAAATATTCGGCAGCTTACAAGGCGGTTACGCGGGAAATTTTAAAGAAAATAAAATAGCATTTCCCTATTAAAGCATTATAAAGTATCTTTGCTTTTCATAAACTTTCAACACATGAATTATTTTTCTTCTGATTTTAAATTAGGAATTCTAGGCGGTGGACAATTGGGTAAAATGCTTTTGTTTGACACCAGAAAATTTGACATACAAACCTATGTTTTGGACCCGAGCGATGAAGCGCCTTGCAAAATTGCCTGCAATCAATTCTTCAAAGGAGATTTGATGGACTTTGAAACCGTTTACAATTTTGGAAAACTGGTCGACGTTTTGACTTTCGAAATTGAACTGGTGAATCTTGAAGCCTTAGAAAAATTAGAAAACGAAGGTTTGAAGGTCTATCCTTCGCCTAAAACGTTGAAATTAATTCAAAATAAAGGCACCCAAAAGGATTTTTATACAGAACACGCTATTCCAACAGCAAACTACAAACGATTCAAAGACATCAAAAGCTTAGTCTTGGCCATTCTTGAATCTAAGATCGAATTGCCTTTTGTATGGAAATGCACCGAATTTGGGTACGATGGAAATGGCGTAAAAGTCATCAGACAGGTCTCTGATTTAGACAATTTAGCCAATGTAGAATGCATTGCCGAAGAAATGGTTCCGTTCAAAAATGAATTGGCAGTTATCGTTTGCCGCAATCCTTCTGGCGATATGAAAACCTACCCAGTTGTAGAAATGGAGTTTCATCCCGAAGCAAACCAAGTCGAATATGTGATTTGTCCTGCTCGTATTGATGATCACGTAGCCGAAAAAGCAAGAGCCATCGCCTTAAAAGTTTCCGAAAAATTCAATCATGTTGGACTTCTTGCTGTTGAAATGTTCCAAACAGAAGGCGACGAAATCCTGATCAACGAAGTTGCACCGCGTCCGCACAATTCCGGACATTATTCCATTGAAGCCAGTTACACTTCCCAATTCGAAAATCATTTGCGCGCCATCCTTGATTTACCTTTAGGAAATACTGAAAGTAAGGTGGCCGGAATTATGGTAAATTTAGTCGGTGAAGAAGGTTTTTCCGGCGACGTAGTTTATGAAAATATCGAAAAAATATTAGGTTGGAATGGTGTTACGCCACATATTTATGGCAAAAAGCAAACGCGCCCTTTCAGAAAAATGGGACATGTAACCATCGTAAATTCTGATATTGCAGAAGCAAGACGAATTGCAGAAGACGTAAAAAACACGATAAGAGTAATCAGTGGTCAGTAAGCAGTGGTCAGTTGCAGTTTTCAGTTGTCATTGGATAACTTTAAACTTTTAAACCTTAAACTTAAACTTTAAACAAAATGAAAGTAGCCGTAATCATGGGAAGCATATCTGATATGCCCGTAATGCAAGAAGCCATAGACATCCTAAAAGGATTTGATATAGAAACCGAAGTCGACATTGTATCGGCACACAGAACGCCCGAAAAATTGTTCGATTTCAGTCAAAACGCCCACACTCGCGGTATTTCGGTAATTATTGCCGGAGCCGGCGGAGCAGCACATTTACCGGGAATGGTCGCCTCCATGTCGCCACTTCCTGTAATTGGAGTACCGGTAAAATCAAGTAATTCCATCGATGGCTGGGACAGTGTCTTGTCAATTTTACAAATGCCCGGTGGCGTTCCCGTTGCAACAGTTGCGTTAAACGGAGCCAAAAATGCCGGAATCTTAGCTGCCCAAATCATTGGAAGTCACGACAAGGTTATTTTAGACAAAATGATACAATATAAATTAGGACTCAAAGACGCAGTAATAATTGCTTCTGAAAGTTTGCTTAAAAAATAAAGTATTAAACATTTAGAAATTAAAACCCATTAAGGAGTTTAGAAAATTAGCATCACTTAATTCTCTAAACTCCTTAATGATTTAAAATCACATCAGACAATGAATATCTTAACAACAGCATTCGTTACAAAATACAATACGGCTCCTTTTTCGAAAATAAAAAACGAAGATTACCTTCCTGCATTTATAGAAGCAATCGCATTGGCTAAAGCCGAAATTGATGCCATTGCAAACAATCCGGAAGCACCTACATTCGAAAACACCATTGAAGCTTTGGATTTCAGCGGTTATACCTTGGATCGAATTTCAAGTATTTTTTTTAATCTGAATTCGGCAGAAACCAATGACGAAATTCAGAAAA is a window of Flavobacterium acetivorans DNA encoding:
- a CDS encoding 5-(carboxyamino)imidazole ribonucleotide synthase encodes the protein MNYFSSDFKLGILGGGQLGKMLLFDTRKFDIQTYVLDPSDEAPCKIACNQFFKGDLMDFETVYNFGKLVDVLTFEIELVNLEALEKLENEGLKVYPSPKTLKLIQNKGTQKDFYTEHAIPTANYKRFKDIKSLVLAILESKIELPFVWKCTEFGYDGNGVKVIRQVSDLDNLANVECIAEEMVPFKNELAVIVCRNPSGDMKTYPVVEMEFHPEANQVEYVICPARIDDHVAEKARAIALKVSEKFNHVGLLAVEMFQTEGDEILINEVAPRPHNSGHYSIEASYTSQFENHLRAILDLPLGNTESKVAGIMVNLVGEEGFSGDVVYENIEKILGWNGVTPHIYGKKQTRPFRKMGHVTIVNSDIAEARRIAEDVKNTIRVISGQ
- the purE gene encoding 5-(carboxyamino)imidazole ribonucleotide mutase; amino-acid sequence: MKVAVIMGSISDMPVMQEAIDILKGFDIETEVDIVSAHRTPEKLFDFSQNAHTRGISVIIAGAGGAAHLPGMVASMSPLPVIGVPVKSSNSIDGWDSVLSILQMPGGVPVATVALNGAKNAGILAAQIIGSHDKVILDKMIQYKLGLKDAVIIASESLLKK